TGAATTCGGCATTGATTGCGAGGATGGTATAATTATTCTCCGACGCGATTTGAACGCAAGTGGAAAAACGACGTGCCGGGTCAATGGCAAACTAGTGACGATTGCAAGCTTAAGAGAAATCGGTTCTCAATTGATCGATATTCACGGCCAACACGACAATCAAGAATTGATGCATGAAAAGCGGCATATCCATCTGCTCGATCAATTCGCTGGAGTGGATCTGGCTGAAGCCCACCGTAATTATTCGGATATTTACAGCCAATATATGAAATTGAAGCGTAGGCTCGAAACGGCTAATGAAAATGAACAGCAAGTAGCACAACGAATCGATCTCTATTCTTTCCAATTAAAAGAGATCGACAATGCAGAGCTAATCATCGGTGAAGAGGAAGAGCTCGAAGAGGAAAAAATGAAACTTCAACACTTCAATAGGATCTTTGAACGTCTGAATACCGCTTATGAGTCGATCAGCGGTGACAATCATGCATTGGATTGGGTGGGGTCGGCAATGAGTGATTTGGAAGATGCCGCCTCTGTGGACAAAGAACTGGAATCCCATTCGGAGATCATTTCATCAAGTTTCTACTCATTGCAAGATACTGCACATGAATTGAAAAACATCATTGACCGAATGGAGTACGATCCAACGAGATTACCAATTGTTGAAGATCGATTGTCAATGCTCGTATCACTAAAGCGCAAGTATGGTGCCACGATCGAGGATATTCTCATTTATCGGGAAAAGATTGCAGATGATCTAGATCAATTGCTCAATCGGGATGAACGTCTTGGCCAAGAACAGGAAAAACTCATCCAACTTGAAAAAGATCTAGAAGTGGAAGCGAATGAACTATCTATTATCCGACAAGAATCAGCTCTCCGTCTGCAAGATGCAATTATGCAGCAATTGAAAGAGCTACATATGGAAAAATCCACCTTCAATGTATCGATCACACGAAAAGCATCCGGCAGTTTTGACAGTAATGGCTTTGATGAAGTTGTTTTCCTCATTTCAACAAATCTGGGAGAACCGTTGAAACCTTTAGTTAAAATTGCATCCGGTGGCGAATTATCGCGGATCATGTTGGCATTGAAAACAATTTTTTCCAAGCATCAAGGGGTAACTTCAATTATTTTCGATGAAGTCGATACGGGGGTAAGTGGACGGGTCGCTCAAGCGATTGCAGATAAAATTGCGATGGTCGCCACTCATTCACAAGTGCTTTGCATATCCCACCTGCCTCAAGTCGCTGCAATGGCTGACCACCACTTGCTCATCCGAAAAGAAGTGAAGTCGAACCGGACAACGACAGCGGTTGCTGAAATCACTGACCTGGAAAGAACGAAAGAATTATCAAGGATGCTGTCGGGTGCAGAAATAACTGAACTGACGTTGCAGCATGCTGATGAATTACTGTCAATGGCAGACGAAAGAAAAACGACTTTCCGCATTTAAGCGCATACAACAAGTATGCGTTTTTTTACATGATTTAACCTTTCATAAGATTCATCTGAACGGACATACCAATAGTATCTTTCATCTGAGGAGGTGAATCATGGGATGGAGTAAACGACTGATGTTATCCGTTTCGTTTGCCACGCTTTTGAATTTCCTGCCGATCCAAAATGAAGTTTCGGCTTCTTCCGGTGACAAAGTTATTCCGATGGGCCATTCAATTGGTATTCAAATGGATTTATCGGGCATTTTCGTCACGAATGATGTACTGGTTAATAACGAGCAATGGCTGAAGGCTGGCGATTCCATTATCCGGCTTAACGGAACTGACATCGTGAGTCTCGGCGATTTCGAACACATCATGATGAAAGTGAAAAAAGAAAAAATCCACATGAATATCAGTCGGAAAGGTACATCAGTTGAGGTGTTGGCGGAAAAGGATGCTGTAAAACGCCTCCTGCCTTTTCTTAAAGACCGAACGGAAGGTACCGGGACACTGACATACGTCGATCCTCAAAGCGGCACGTATGGAGCCCTCGGCCATCAAATTGTTGACAGCTCCTTGAAATCACCACCACCATTTAAAAATGGCGCGATATACCTTTCGGAAATTGAACAGATAAAGAAAAGTATACCAGGCTCTCCAGGATATAAAATCTCCTCCATCGTAGAAGATGAAGAATATTTGGGAACAATCAGGACTAATGGGGTTTATGGGATTTTCGGAGCGTGGAACGATGCTTATAAGAAAGTGTTGGCTGAACCACTCGAAATTATGCAGCCCGCGGAATTACAAGCAGGGGCAGCGGAAATTTTTACGACAGTAAAAGGGACCGAAGTCGAAAAGTTCTCCATCCAAATCACTGACATTGAAGAGGAGCAGTTCCATTTCGTTTTAACCGATGCGAAATTGCTGGAAGCCACTGGTGGAATTTTACAAGGCATGAGTGGAAGTCCCGTCATTCAGAACGGAAAGTTTGTCGGCGCGGTCACTCATATGTTTGTCGATGAACCGAAAAAAGGCGCAGGCTTATTTTTAGTCACAATGCGTGACGGAGAAAAACGAAAATGAAGAAAAACCGATCCGAAACCTGGGTCGGTTTCTTTTATTGAATTTCGTCGAATAATGACGAAACCGTAATCCTTAAGTTTCATTTTTCGGAAAACAGAAGGATTGTTCGAATGTTTGTCGAAATTTTCCTTTACAGCAATTAGATTTCATGTGAATAATAGAATCATGGAGAATAATGGCAGGGATGAAAAACGAGTAGGGGGAAAATGGGATGGGGAAAGTAAGGATTGCAATAGCGGACGATAATAAAGAATTGGTGAACACGATGAATGCATATTTCGAGCAGCATCCGGAATTGGAAGTCATTTGGACAGCACATAACGGCAAGGTATGTCTCTCAATGTTGCAGGAGAATAAACCTGATTTGCTGCTTCTGGATATCATTATGCCACACTTGGATGGAATTGCGGTATTGGATACGATAAAGAAGGATCCAGCATTAGCCGATATGCATATTATCATGTTGACTGCATTCGGGCAAGAGGATGTCATGGCGCAGGCAGGTAGCTTAGGCGCATCCTATTTTATGTTAAAACCATTCGAATTTGACCGCTTGATATCTCAAATCTTCCAAATCTCAGGTACGGCAAAACCTTCAAGGCCAACCGTTCACAAACAGGTGGAAGCGGACACAACGATGACACAGCGTGCTCTTGATACTACGATTACATCGATCATTAAAGAAATCGGAGTCCCTGCGCACATTAAAGGATATGCATTTTTAAGAGAAGCGATTCAAATGGTCTACACCGATGTCGACCTGCTTGGATCCGTAACCAAAATCCTTTATCCGGACATTGCAGAGAAGTACAAAACAACCCCTTCTCGGGTGGAAAGGGCAATTCGGCATGCGATTGAAGTTGCTTGGAACCGGGGGAATTACGATGTCATTTCAAAAACATTCGGCTATACAGTCCATCATTTGAAGAGCAAGCCGACGAACAGTGAGTTCATAGCAATGATTGCAGATAAAATCCGTCTTGAACATATAGCAAGCTAACCGGCATCATTAAATAGCTACCTCATTAAACACCGTAAATTTGCGGTGTTTTTTATCTGTCTATTGTAGAAATATTGTTTAAACTTTATAATGAAAGAAGGATAGATGAGAAAACGGGGTGTCGAATTGCTAGTTCAAAATGACTTTTTTGATTTATACGTGATAGAGGAAGATGTAGTAATCGACTTGAAAAAGACCGGTTTTCCTTTAAAATCGTTTGACATGATTACCAACCAAAACCCAAGAATTAAAATTGCATCCTTTCCAGCATTGAGAAAAGCACTGACGGAAATTGGGGATGGACATAAAATCGGCTACTATTTACCTTTGATTGAAGTGATGGTTCATCCGGATCTTATGAAAACTGAAGTTGTTCTGAATATGACAATAACAGAATTTCAATCGGAGCAACATCGATTGCTCAACCTGATTGAAAAATCACTGCAAGACTCCGGTATCGTCTTTGGCATAATTGAGTTGTCAGAAGAAGATTTGTATCCGGGGATTGCTATTGTGGCTGCAGTTGGACGGGAACCCGAGAAGGGCGCGGATGCTATAATTACATATATAGAAAAACCGGAAAAAAAGCCTGTTATCCGTGAAGATGGTTTAGCAGATTACTATGAAATGAATTTTGTCACACATGTTGAGGAAGGCGATTGGTTAGGCGAAAGAATTCCGCCTACAGATGGTAAACCTGGCAAGGATATTTTCGGGAATACTGTTGCCGCAATGCGGGGTAGCGATGCTAAGCTTCGATATGACCGGAAATCAGTAGTGGAAGTGGAAGAGCAGGAGAAATTTGTACTTCGTGCATTATTCGGCGGTGCGCTGGAATTTGTCGATGATATTGTCGGCGTCGGAAAACACTTGATCATTAACGGGGATGTAGGCCCTGAAACGGGTTCCATCACATTTGACGGGTCGGTTACAGTCTATGGAACGGTCATGTCGGGCTATTCTGTCAATGCAACAGGAGATATTTCCATAGAGGGTAACGAAGGTGTAACGAATGCCAAGGAAATATGTTCATCCGAAGGGGATCTTTATATTAAGGGCGGAGTATTCGGTGGGGACATTTCTGTGATAGAAGCAAGTGGTGATATATACATAAAGCACGCAAACAATTGCAGACTATTCGCAAAAAACATCCATGTCGGGTCATATGTTTTGGGCTCAGACGTAGTCGGCGAAACGGTTATGGTTGATAAAGGAAAAGGCAGAATTATTGGCGGCCGTATTGAAGCGCTTTTCAGGATTGAGTGTGCATTCGCTGGCAATGCCCATGAAAGGATGACCCATTTGTATGCCAAAGGAATCGATAAAGATCTTATCTACCTTGAAATACAACAAATGGCTGTGGAATTGAAGAAAATACAAAAAAACATCGGGCATCTTGAAACGCAATTGTCGATGCTTGATAACGGGCTATCAAACCAATTGCATGGAGAGCAGGCTGATGCATATGATAAGTTGCATAAGACCCTACAAGCGGGGAGGGATAAGATGTTTGAACTCGACCGGGAAATCCAGGTCGGACTTTACAAAATCAAAACTGCCAAGCCTCCTCAGATTGAAGTTTCACATGAAGCATATCCAGGTGTCATTATTCAAATCGGGTCTAAATCCAGTTTGCTGAATAAACCAACGAAAGGTGTCTTCGAAGTTGTCGACAAAACACTTAATGTCTAGCCCGATGGTATTCGCGCATAGGGGCGCTTCTGGTGTCTGTTTTGAAAATACCATGCAGGCATTCAAAGAAGCTGCAAGGATGCAAGCTGACGGAATTGAATTGGATGTTCAATTGACAGCCGACGGAGTGCCTGTCGTAGTTCATGATATGGATCTTTACAGAATTTCCGGAATCCGGAAGCGCGTTTCAAATCTACATTTCAGTGAATTGCAACGTATAAAC
The sequence above is drawn from the Sporosarcina luteola genome and encodes:
- a CDS encoding DUF342 domain-containing protein, which codes for MRKRGVELLVQNDFFDLYVIEEDVVIDLKKTGFPLKSFDMITNQNPRIKIASFPALRKALTEIGDGHKIGYYLPLIEVMVHPDLMKTEVVLNMTITEFQSEQHRLLNLIEKSLQDSGIVFGIIELSEEDLYPGIAIVAAVGREPEKGADAIITYIEKPEKKPVIREDGLADYYEMNFVTHVEEGDWLGERIPPTDGKPGKDIFGNTVAAMRGSDAKLRYDRKSVVEVEEQEKFVLRALFGGALEFVDDIVGVGKHLIINGDVGPETGSITFDGSVTVYGTVMSGYSVNATGDISIEGNEGVTNAKEICSSEGDLYIKGGVFGGDISVIEASGDIYIKHANNCRLFAKNIHVGSYVLGSDVVGETVMVDKGKGRIIGGRIEALFRIECAFAGNAHERMTHLYAKGIDKDLIYLEIQQMAVELKKIQKNIGHLETQLSMLDNGLSNQLHGEQADAYDKLHKTLQAGRDKMFELDREIQVGLYKIKTAKPPQIEVSHEAYPGVIIQIGSKSSLLNKPTKGVFEVVDKTLNV
- a CDS encoding SpoIVB peptidase S55 domain-containing protein, giving the protein MGWSKRLMLSVSFATLLNFLPIQNEVSASSGDKVIPMGHSIGIQMDLSGIFVTNDVLVNNEQWLKAGDSIIRLNGTDIVSLGDFEHIMMKVKKEKIHMNISRKGTSVEVLAEKDAVKRLLPFLKDRTEGTGTLTYVDPQSGTYGALGHQIVDSSLKSPPPFKNGAIYLSEIEQIKKSIPGSPGYKISSIVEDEEYLGTIRTNGVYGIFGAWNDAYKKVLAEPLEIMQPAELQAGAAEIFTTVKGTEVEKFSIQITDIEEEQFHFVLTDAKLLEATGGILQGMSGSPVIQNGKFVGAVTHMFVDEPKKGAGLFLVTMRDGEKRK
- the recN gene encoding DNA repair protein RecN is translated as MLGEISIHNFAIIEHLEVTFEEGLTVLTGETGAGKSIIIDAVQLLAGARGSQEFIRHGAKKAELEGMFTIDDENHPVFKKLTEFGIDCEDGIIILRRDLNASGKTTCRVNGKLVTIASLREIGSQLIDIHGQHDNQELMHEKRHIHLLDQFAGVDLAEAHRNYSDIYSQYMKLKRRLETANENEQQVAQRIDLYSFQLKEIDNAELIIGEEEELEEEKMKLQHFNRIFERLNTAYESISGDNHALDWVGSAMSDLEDAASVDKELESHSEIISSSFYSLQDTAHELKNIIDRMEYDPTRLPIVEDRLSMLVSLKRKYGATIEDILIYREKIADDLDQLLNRDERLGQEQEKLIQLEKDLEVEANELSIIRQESALRLQDAIMQQLKELHMEKSTFNVSITRKASGSFDSNGFDEVVFLISTNLGEPLKPLVKIASGGELSRIMLALKTIFSKHQGVTSIIFDEVDTGVSGRVAQAIADKIAMVATHSQVLCISHLPQVAAMADHHLLIRKEVKSNRTTTAVAEITDLERTKELSRMLSGAEITELTLQHADELLSMADERKTTFRI
- the spo0A gene encoding sporulation transcription factor Spo0A, with product MGKVRIAIADDNKELVNTMNAYFEQHPELEVIWTAHNGKVCLSMLQENKPDLLLLDIIMPHLDGIAVLDTIKKDPALADMHIIMLTAFGQEDVMAQAGSLGASYFMLKPFEFDRLISQIFQISGTAKPSRPTVHKQVEADTTMTQRALDTTITSIIKEIGVPAHIKGYAFLREAIQMVYTDVDLLGSVTKILYPDIAEKYKTTPSRVERAIRHAIEVAWNRGNYDVISKTFGYTVHHLKSKPTNSEFIAMIADKIRLEHIAS